One Malus domestica chromosome 11, GDT2T_hap1 genomic region harbors:
- the LOC103447892 gene encoding auxin response factor 18 yields MKESEKSLDPQLWHACAGGMVHVPPVNSEVFYFPQGHAEHAQAGGGVDFFSASERIPSLVLCRVAAIKFMADPETDEVFAKIRMNPIENNEAFAADDGGTEADGSENQEKPASFAKTLTQSDANNGGGFSVPRYCAETIFPRLDYSADPPVQTVIAKDVHGEVWKFRHIYRGTPRRHLLTTGWSTFVNQKKLVAGDSIVFLRAENGDLCVGIRRAKRGLDGGGGNELTCGWNNSHSSGGGSGGCVLPYGGFSVFLREEENKMMRNGGGNLSPKRNMRGKGRVRPESVVEAATMAANGQPFEVVYYPRASTPEFCVKASAVRAAMRVQWCSGMRFKMAFETEDSSRISWFMGTVSSVQVADPIRWPNSPWRLLQVTWDEPDLLQNVKCVSPWLIELVSNFPMIQMSPFSPPRKKLRLPQHPDFSLDGQLTLPSFSGNPFGPSSPLCCLPNNTPAGIQGARHAQFRISLSDLHLNNKLQSGLFSSTFQQLDQSSRISNGIRAGHTRSNENLSCLLTMGNSSQNSEKSDNVKKHQFLLFGQPILTEQQITRSCSKDGNQDNTKVFFNGSESALGRQVSLEKSSSVGFSWHKDFQPTDFDLETGHCKVFMESEDVGRTLDLSALSSYGELYRRLANMFGIEKPEIMSHVLYRDVTGSVKQTGVEPFSDFMKTAKRLTIITHPATESIGRTWIRGMQNAENGLGATNKTGPLSIFA; encoded by the exons ATGAAAGAGTCGGAGAAAAGCTTGGATCCTCAGCTGTGGCACGCCTGCGCCGGCGGCATGGTCCACGTGCCTCCGGTGAACTCCGAAGTCTTCTACTTTCCGCAAGGCCACGCCGAGCACGCCCAAGCTGGTGGCGGCGTCGATTTCTTCTCCGCCTCGGAGAGGATCCCGTCGCTCGTTCTCTGCAGAGTGGCCGCCATCAAGTTCATGGCGGACCCGGAAACCGACGAGGTGTTCGCCAAAATTAGGATGAACCCAATTGAGAACAACGAGGCCTTTGCCGCGGACGATGGGGGTACGGAGGCAGATGGGTCGGAAAATCAGGAAAAGCCGGCGTCTTTCGCCAAGACGCTGACCCAATCCGACGCCAACAATGGCGGCGGATTCTCTGTCCCAAGGTACTGCGCCGAGACCATATTTCCAAGGTTGGATTACTCGGCGGACCCGCCGGTGCAGACGGTGATCGCGAAGGACGTTCACGGCGAGGTGTGGAAGTTCAGGCACATTTACAGAGGGACGCCACGGCGGCATTTGTTAACTACGGGGTGGAGCACATTTGTGAACCAGAAGAAATTGGTGGCTGGAGACTCGATTGTGTTTCTGAGAGCCGAAAATGGCGATCTCTGTGTTGGGATTCGGAGAGCGAAAAGGGGATTAGATGGCGGTGGAGGAAATGAATTGACTTGTGGATGGAACAACAGCCACAGCAGCGGCGGTGGCTCTGGAGGTTGTGTTCTGCCTTACGGCGGGTTCTCTGTATTTTTGAGAGAGGAGGAGAACAAGATGATGAGAAATGGGGGTGGGAATTTGAGTCCCAAAAGGAATATGAGAGGGAAGGGGAGAGTGAGGCCTGAGAGTGTCGTTGAGGCGGCGACTATGGCGGCGAATGGGCAGCCGTTTGAGGTGGTTTACTATCCGAGGGCGAGCACGCCGGAGTTTTGCGTGAAGGCCTCGGCAGTGAGGGCGGCGATGAGGGTGCAGTGGTGTTCCGGAATGAGGTTTAAGATGGCTTTCGAGACTGAGGACTCATCGAGGATCAGCTGGTTCATGGGGACAGTTTCTTCTGTTCAGGTTGCTGACCCGATTCGCTGGCCTAATTCGCCTTGGAGGCTTCTGCag GTGACGTGGGACGAGCCAGATTTGTTGCAGAATGTGAAATGTGTCAGCCCATGGTTGATTGAGCTAGTATCAAATTTTCCCATGATCCAAATGTCACCCTTTTCACCACCAAGAAAGAAGTTGCGTCTCCCGCAACACCCAGATTTTTCTCTTGACGGGCAATTAACATTGCCGTCATTTTCAGGCAACCCCTTCGGGCCCAGCAGCCCCTTGTGTTGTTTACCCAACAATACTCCTGCAGGCATACAGGGAGCCAGGCATGCTCAATTTAGAATATCTTTATCAGATCTCCACCTTAACAACAAACTGCAGTCGGGGCTGTTTTCATCCACTTTCCAGCAGCTCGATCAAAGTTCTAGAATCTCCAATGGCATCAGGGCAGGCCATACAAGAAGCAATGAGAATCTATCTTGCTTGCTAACAATGGGGAATTCTAGTCAGAACTCGGAGAAGTCTGATAATGTGAAGAAACACCAGTTTTTACTCTTCGGTCAACCAATACTTACTGAGCAGCAGATTACTCGGAGTTGTTCAAAAGATGGAAATCAAGACAACACTAAGGTTTTCTTTAACGGTTCAGAATCAGCACTTGGGCGACAGGTTTCGCTAGAAAAATCATCTAGCGTTGGGTTCTCATGGCACAAGGATTTTCAACCTACTGACTTTGACCTAGAAACTGGTCACTGCAAGGTGTTCATGGAGTCGGAAGATGTGGGACGGACTCTTGACCTCTCCGCTCTTAGTTCTTATGGAGAGCTATATAGGAGGCTTGCTAACATGTTTGGAATAGAAAAACCAGAGATCATGAGCCATGTTCTTTATCGAGATGTAACAGGTTCTGTTAAACAAACTGGAGTTGAGCCATTCAG TGATTTTATGAAAACTGCAAAAAGACTGACTATTATAACACATCCGGCCACCGAAAGTATTGGAAG GACGTGGATTCGAGGAATGCAAAATGCGGAAAATGGACTGGGAGCAACAAACAAGACGGGTCCTTTGA